The following proteins come from a genomic window of Candidatus Krumholzibacteriia bacterium:
- a CDS encoding Rrf2 family transcriptional regulator has product MKLTSQEEYGLRCILSLARQEKLAALGGGLGRPSSTIAQIAEREGLSTEYVGKLMGVLTRAGLVESVRGRNGGYRLARPPAEVCVSEALAALGGKLYRPAETCDRFSGELSFCVHSPTCSIRSLWSGLQLMIDYMLSRTTLEDLVSTSESTMGDWMRAKFEALAKLVGPDLPASARSPGYVNLVTPGVER; this is encoded by the coding sequence ATGAAGCTCACGTCCCAGGAAGAATACGGGCTCCGGTGCATCCTGAGCCTAGCGCGGCAAGAGAAACTCGCGGCTCTCGGGGGCGGCCTCGGCCGGCCGTCCTCCACCATCGCCCAGATCGCCGAACGAGAGGGGCTGTCGACGGAGTACGTCGGCAAGCTGATGGGCGTGTTGACGCGGGCAGGATTGGTGGAGAGCGTTCGCGGCCGGAATGGCGGCTACCGGTTGGCGCGACCGCCGGCGGAAGTCTGCGTTTCCGAAGCGCTCGCGGCGCTCGGCGGCAAGCTGTACCGGCCGGCGGAGACGTGTGATCGCTTCAGCGGCGAGCTCAGCTTCTGCGTCCACTCGCCGACCTGCTCTATCCGCTCGTTGTGGTCGGGGTTACAGCTGATGATCGACTACATGCTGTCCCGGACCACACTCGAGGACTTGGTGTCCACGAGCGAGAGCACCATGGGCGACTGGATGCGAGCGAAATTCGAGGCGCTCGCCAAGCTGGTGGGCCCAGACCTGCCGGCGTCGGCTCGAAGCCCGGGATACGTGAACCTGGTCACCCCGGGTGTCGAGCGCTAG